The Candidatus Tumulicola sp. DNA window GCGATCAAGATCGACCGGCTCTTCGTGCACGGCCTGCCGGACGAGCACGACGACTGCGCCATTGTGAGATTGATCATCGCGTTGTGCATTAGTCTCGGGCGCGAGGTGATCGCCGAAGGCGTCGAAACCGAAGAGCAGGCGCGCTGGCTGACGGAGAACGGCTGCTCTGTCGGCCAGGGCTACTTGTTCGGCAGACCGGTCCCGGCAACGCAATTCTCCCGTCCGGTTTAGCCCCGGCTCTTTTCTACCCGAACGAGATGCCGGCTTTTTGCACTTCCTGATAGGGCAGCATCCACACGAGCGACTCGTCGTGTAAGTCCACGACTTGGATGCGGTTGCCGAACGGGTCGTGGAAGTCGCAGCGGAAGCCGGGGATCAGCTTGATGCCGTATTTCTTGGTGAGCTTGTCGCGGACTTCGGCGATCTGCCGCTCGTCGCGCACGAGGAGGCCGAAGTGGCGCGTGCGGTCCGGCTGCATGCTTTTGACTTCGAACATGGCGAGAAACTGATGCGCGCCGAGCTGGAAGAAGGCGTCGCCCTCTCCCTCGTCCTGCTTCCGGAGATTGAACACGTCTTCGTAAAAGGCGACCGCCTTCTCGATGTCGGTCACCTCGATGGCGATGTGGTTGCAACCGTACACATGGACGCTCATGGCTCTTCTCCCCCGGCTCCCGACTACCGTGAAGCTAGTCGGGCGGCGCTTCCCAGACCAGTTCGGCGATGACGAACACCAATTGGATGTCCTTTTGCTCGAGCGGGGCCGGAGGCGGCTTAAGCCGCCTCACCTCGCCCGATATCACGCAGATCGAGTCGTTCAGGAATCGATACTTCTCGTGGCTCGCGATGTGCCACGCGGCCCCGACCACTTGACGCCGCCCAGGTGGGTACGTGCGGCCGTACCCCTGGTAGTCCACCATGATGAGAGCGCCATCGTCGGTCTCGATGAAGCCTTGCATGTTCATGGCGAACGTCTGATCAGTGCGTCGTCGCGGATGATTGCCGGCTCGGAATCTCCCTGCGATGGTGCCCTCGCAGCGTCCTTCCGCGAAATAGTAATGATGCTCCTCAGTGCCGCCGGGAGCGGTCAGTTCGACGTCCCAACCGTCCGGATAGATGAAGCGCACCGTGTAGAGTGGTCGAAGCTGCATGTCGCCGCCCTCAGTCCGTTCGCTACGTAGGATTTGTCGAGCCGACGTTCAAATGCCCGCATCCCCCGCTTTAGCAGCTGTAAAAAGGAGATGCATTGGCCATGGCTGTCGCAACCGGTACTAAGGTCATCCCGATCATCAGCTCAGGCACCGCGGGCCCGCTTGGGGCCACGCATCTTCCGAGACTGTGGGCCAAGCTCACGCTCGGCAACCATACCGCGCTTCCCGAAGGGCACGATTATTGCGGTAAAGGGTTCGACCAGTTGACGATCTCCGATCTCGGCCTCGAGCGAGACAAAGTCATCGCATACGTGAAGACCAGCAAGCCGACGTACATCGAGTTCGAAGCCTGGGTGCGCACGAACGGCAAGACCGACAAAGAGACGATTCGAAAGCATAACGAGGCCGTTCTGGGTTACAAGCACGGCGACGAAACGGTCAAAGAGATCCAAAAAGAGATCGGGCTCAACGATCCCGGCGTGCGCGACGCGGTCACGCTGAACATCCTCGAGGATCTCAACGACCTCCACGCGCTCGTGACCCGCTGACGCAGAAAGAGGTTTTGGACCCATGTATATCTCCGTCGTGACCCTCTACGTCAACGATGTCGATCGGGCGATCGATTTCTACACCAAAAAGCTCGGCTGGGAAAAGACCATGGATGTGCCGATGGGAGAGGGCATGCGCTGGGCGACCGTGGCGCCAAAGGGCGCGCAGACCGCCTTCACGCTGACGAAGGGCGCCCCGGGCTGGTCGCCTGACAAGGTCGGCGGCTCCACCGGCATCGTCATCGAAGTCGACGACGTTTACCAAACCCACAAGCAGCTCAAGCAGAACGGCGTCGAGTTCAAGGAAGAGCCGCGGACGGAACCATGGGGCGGATACGCGGTATTCAAGGACTCGGAAGGCAACGAGCATGGGCTGCACTCGTCAGTGCCGGCAGGCGTCAGCACCAACTAGCGCCGCGCCGGACTCGCTGGAGTCGTCGCTACTTCACGATCGATACTTCGACGCGACGGTTCAGCGCCCGCCCTGCGTCCGTGGCGTTGTCGGCGACCGGACGCGTCAAACCGTAGCCCTTTGCCGTCAAGCGGTTCGCGGCGATGCCGTGCTGCGTCAGCCACGTCACGACGGAGTGTGCGCGAGCGAGCGAGAGCCCGAGATTGTATGCCGCGCCGCCTTGGTTATCGGTGTGCCCGGCGATGATCCAACGCGACGACGGCGCGCTCTTGACGAGTTGCAATATCTCGGTGAGCGACGCAAGACTATCAGGGCGCAGCTTTGCAGACGCCGTATCGAAATGGATGCCGTAGATCGCGACCGTTCCATTTTGCTGGATCTGCTGTTTCAGATCGGCAACCGTTTCTTTGTGCCGCTTCAATTGAAAGTGTGCCGTGCCGTGTTGCCCGGCCGGGAGATCGAGGAGCTGGACCGCGCTGTCATATCCCACCGCGCTTGCACCGACCGAGACCATGCCAGCCGGTACGCCGCGCAGCGTGCAGTAGCCGTCGTTGCCCGTCGTAGTTGTGATACCCGCGGCGAAAACGCTGGTTTTCGCGATCGGTTTTAGCGTTGCGGCATCGACGACATCGCACGAAATCGTGACGGCGTAGCGCCAGGGGCCCGGATTGACCACGATGCGCGCGAAGTCGACCGCGTAGCCGTCGGGTGCACCGGTGGTCGGATCGTCGAACAGCAGATTGACGGTGCCTGAACGCAGGATCGGCCAATACTCCGGCAGCAGCTGCAGCGTCAGGAGCTTGCCGATCGGCCCGGTTTGATTGAGCTGATTGATCGTGTCTTCGAAGTTCGGAATGCGCGTTCCGTTGAGCGTCACTTGGAAATGCGAATGGAACACCACCGGCTGAAAGTCGTCGAGGAACACCTGAAGGAAGACCTTGTGAATCGTGTTCGGCAGCGCGCCGACGGCGAGCGGGATCGCTTGCGGCAGGTTGTCGGGGCGATGGCTGCAGCCAGAGTAGCCGTCGGCTGGGCGCGTGTGGATGTATTGCTCGGTCACGCCGGTGCCCAGCATGCTGCGATCGGTTCCCGGCGCGGCGCCGGGCCGCGAAGCGCAAATCCACGGATGCGCCGGCGTCGATTCGCCTGAGAACGGCGTGAAGTGCGCCGGCCAGCCGAATCCAAGATTGTCGATCGAACCGGTTCGCACGACGAGCTCGGCCTCGCGCCCATTGACGACCCGATCGTACTGCTTTTCCCAACCCGGCGGAAGTCCGGGCGGCGGCGTTGGGATTGTCGCCGGGGGTGTGGGCGTCGCGGTTTGTACCGGCGACGCACTCTCGGTCGGTGAGGCTGTCGTGCCTTCCGTTGGCGATTCGGCCGGGGCGGGCGATCCGCTCTCCGCCGGCGACGCGGTCACCGCTGGTGCGGGAGAGATTTGCGCGACCACCGCCGATGGGCTAGCCGACGGCGTTTGCTCGCCGGTCTGGTTCGATTTCGCGCAGCCGGCTACGGCCGTCGCGACGATGAGGATGGCGAAAGCAGTAATGATCGACCGATTATACATCACTGAATCCCTTACATGCGAAGTATGGATAGGCCCATCCTGCCATGCGCTAACCCGGCCGAAAAGCCTACGGCGTTTGACTTCGAGAGTAGTTGGGTTTTATCCAAGGAGCCGTCGTAGGTCGAACCGAACAGAGGTAGTACCGTGCGACGACCGCGTTTGTCCCACGGCTTCTGATTTTATTGCTTGATTGTGATGTTCATTCTGCGGGGGCCGGAATAAAGCATCGACACGCTTATGAGGGAGCTTGACTTGAGAAGACTATTCCTAATCCTAGCGCTACTCGCGCTCGTCGCGGTGACCGTTCCGGCCACGTCCAAGGCGGCAGGCTTTACCTTCGGAAATGTTGAGGTGCAAGTTACGCTTGTAGGCACCTGCGGCGTGAGCAACAGTTCATTAAATTTCGGGCTGCAGGCATACAACCCGGGCTTCACCCCCGACATTCCCGGGGTGGGCAGCGTTGACGTCATCTGCTCGAGCGGCACAAGCTATTCCGTCGACCTTAGTCAGGGCGCGCACGCGGTTGGTTCACCGTCTCAACGGCGGTTGTACTTCAACAGCGGCGGGGTCGGCCCGCTGGCAGTAGACAACTTCATCAACTACGGTCTCTACAGCGATGTGGCGCACAACCACGTTTGGGGCCTTTGCTGCAACGGCTCGAGTATCGCCGGATTCATCGGTAACGGGGCGATTCAGCACCAACCCCTGTATGGCTTGATCCCGGCGGGCTCGATGACTGGTCAAGCGCCGGGCACGTATACGGACACGGTCATCGTCTTCGTCTCGTTCTAGACGGCCCCGGGGCGGGCGTGCCCGGCACGCCCGTTCGGTCGAAAGCCACCATGCGAAACGTCATAGCGCATCTTGGGACGCGACTGCTGATCTCGTGTGCAGCTGCGACTGCGGCGATTTGGCCGGCTTGCGCGCTCGCCGCCGGCTTGCAGATCATGCCGCTTCGCGCCACGCTCACTCCTTCCAATCTGACCGCGGCATTCACGTTGACCAACGGGACCGGGGCGCCGGTGCTCATGCAATTGCACGCCAAGCGCTGGACGCAAGACGGCGGCAAAGATCGGCTCGACGACACCGACGAGCTGCTAGCAGCGCCGCCGATCTTCAACATGGTGCAGGGCGCGACGCAAATCATCCGCGTCGGGTCGCGCCACCCGGTCGCGGACCCCGGGGAACGGACGTATCGGCTCATCATCGCGCAGGTGCCGACGAAAGTGAATAACGTCAGGGGCGTCAGTTTTGTGACGACCCTGAGCTTGCCGATCTTCGTGGAGCCTGCAACCGTGCTGCGCGGGCCGAGCCTCGAGTGGACGGCCAAGACGGTCGGTCGCAGCGAGATAAGTTTGCGTGTCGAGAACAAGGGCGACGAGCACGCACACATCGCTCGTTTGATCATTTATGGCGACATCGGCCGCACGCAGACGCTGTACGAATCTACACCGGGAGCCTACGTGCTGGCGGGCCAATGGAGCAGTTGGCGGGTCAACCCCACAAGGCCGCCGGCCGGCAGCGCCGTCATCATAGACGCCGTCCTGGACACCGGTGCAACTCTACGCGCAGTCGCTTCTCTCAGATAAGATGGTACGTCCGGCAGCATGGGCGTGTGCGCTCGCTCTCGCGCTGGCATTCGCACCATCGCCGGGGCGCAGCGCAGTCGATGCATCGTCGCCGCTCATCTGCGCGGTGACCGTCAACGGCAGCGCCGTGAGCCAGGGTGCGATCGTCTTAAAAGAGCCCGAAGGCACGCTGCTCGTCCGCTTCGACGATCTGCAATCATGGCGCGTGATCCCGCCGCGTAGCCGCATCGTCACGCGCGACGGCGCCGCGTACGTGCCGGTTACCTCAATTCCCGGATGGCGCGTCACGTTAGACGCTGCAAAGCTCATCCTGGACATCACGGTGCCCGTTGCGGAGCTGCTGCCCACCACCATTGACCTGTTTGGTTCCCGCGCATCTCCCCAAGCCGGCACGGGAGCGTTCTTCGACTACGACGTCCACGAGCACACGCAAGCCGGCACGCCGTCGACCTTGGGGGCGCTCTTTCAATTCGGGGTCTCAGGCGGCGGCAGCGTCGCCCTCGGGAGCCTCGCCGCCACGAATTTCGGCGGCCGTTTCCACACCATCCGCCTCGACACCACGTGGCAGCACGACTATGTCGATTGCCGCACGTCGCTGCGGATCGGCGATGCGCAAAGCGGCCTCAATGCCTTTGGCGGCGGCATCCATTTCACGGGCGTGCAACTCGCGACGAATTTCGGCACCGACCCGTATTTCCGGACGTTTCCGACGCCGAGCATCCAAGGATCGGCAAACCAGCCTTCGTTGGTCGACATCTACGTGAACAACGCGCTCGTAGCGAGCCAGAATGTCGGCGCCGGCCCCATCGCGCTCACGCAGCTGCCGGTCGTCACCGGGGCGGGCCAGGTGCAGTTGGTCGTCACCGACGTGCTTGGCCGGCGCCAGGTCGTGACCGAGCAATACTACGCAAGCCCGATGCTGCTCAAGCGCGGCCTCTCGGACTATTCGTACGAAGCCGGCTTCGAGCGGCGCAACTACGGCACCGCGTCCGGGGACTACGGCCCGTATGTGGTCTTGGGATCGGAGCGGCTCGGAATCAGCGACAGGCTGACTGGAGAAGCGCACGGCGAATTCTCCAAGGGACTGCATATGCTCTCGATCGGCGCCAACGTCGCGCTCGGCAGCGCGGGCGTGCTGAGTGCGGCCGCTGCCGAGAGCGGATCGGCTGCGGGAAACGGTTCAGGTTGGGTACTCGGCTACGATTACGCGGGCCGGGGCTTTGGGTTCGGCGGGCGCGTGCAGGTCGATAGCGATCGCTTCCGTCAAGTTGGTTACGAGACCAGCACACCGATCAAGCGTCAAGAACAGGCGCAGCTGTCGTTGCAGGTCGGCCGGCGAGCGGTCCTCACCGCCTCCTACACCGCGCAGGTCGCGGGAAACGACGTGTCGGTGAAAATCGGGACGATCAACATCTCCGAGCAGATCGGGAGGGCGAGCCTCGTGGTGCAGGGCCTCAAGCAACTCGGCAGCCCCGCGCCCCCGCTTGCCTCCGTCTTCTTTGTCCTGCCTATCGACTCGAGGCATTCGGCCACGGCGAGCATGCAATTGCAGGGGAATCAACGGGAGGAACAATTCGAATTCCAGCAGGGCCTCCCGCCGTCGGCTGTCGGGATGGGCTACCGCATCCGTACGCAGGAAGGCGAGACGCATCAGAGCGACGGCATGCTCACGTTCCAAGGCCAGGCGGGTTCGCTGACGCTTGAGTCTTCGAATTATGGTTTTGGGCAGTCGAATGACGTCGACGTGTCCGGCGCAGTCGCGCTGCTGGCCCGGCACGCATTTTTCACGCGTCAGATCACGGCCAGCTACGGTTTGGCCGAGGTGCCTGGCTACGCGGGCGTTCGCGTCTATGAGAACAACCAAGAGATCGGAAGGACGAATCGCTACGGCGTCGTCGGGTTGCCCACGCTGCTCCCCTACCAAGCCAATACGGTCGCGCTTGAAGCAAGAGACCTGCCGATCACGGCCAACGTTCAAAACGCGAAAATCATCGCCGTGCCATACTTCCGGAGCCCTGCAATCGTGCGTTTTGAAAGCCAGCCGCCCGGCGGCGCCTTGGTCCGCATCGTCGACGCGGACGGCAAGCCGCTCCCCGCGGGCGCCGTCTTAAAGTCGCTGAGCGGCTCGGGGGAATGGCCCGTCGCCGAGGACGGTCAAGTGTATCTTTTGGGTGTGCCGGGTGCCGAGATGCAGCTTGCGGCGATTGTCGGGGCATTGACATGTCATGTGACGATCAAGCTGCCGCGAGATCTGAGTCAAATCCCAAATCTCGGAACCGCCGTATGCCGCTGACCGATGGTGGAGATGAGGGGACTCGAACCCCTGACCCCTTACATGCGAAGCAAGTGCTCTACCAGCTGAGCTACATCCCCACGGGGTCCAAGAAGAAAGTTTACCATAGGGCGCACCCCCGGAGCAATGCGCGCGTTAGCCGCCGGGGTCCACCACCAGTATCTTTGTGACCGCCTTGATGAAACGGCCGCGGGTCGCGTCGCCCTGAACGACGAGCTCTGCGATTCCGTCTGCAGGCGCGCGGGCGTCCTCGATGTAGGCGAGCAGAATCGTCTTGCCGTTGAAGTCCGACTCGAACTCGGGAAACGCGACCAGCGCCGGCGATCCGCTCACTCCCCAAACGAGAGCGTATGCGCGCTTCGACGTGCTGAGGCCGCCCACGTCGCGCGGCTGCGCCAGCGCGATGACGTCGCGTAGCGTCGCGCCGGTGAAGGTGTGGAAGCGATTCCGGCCATCCGCGTCGGCGACGCGCAGCGTCAACGACGAGCGTTGAAGCCGCTGCAATTCCTTGAGCGTGAGCATGGTCGGCACGCCGACCGCACCGGCGATTTCGATGACGCTGCCGGGCGGCGCGTTCACATTGGTCGATGCGGGCTGCGTCATGGCGGGCACGGCCGTCGGATAGATCGCCGGCGTCGCTGTTTGGGGCGCCGCAACCGACGACCTCGGCGTCGGCAGCGCCGGTAAGGTCGTGACGGAAACCACTGGGCTTGGTTCTGCCGCGCGCGCGAATGCCGGAGTGCCATCGTGGGGCAGCGCGAAGCCGGCGGTCAGCCCGGCAAGAGCCGCTGCCGCGAAGAGTCCCGTGACGAGTCTGCTCATGGCGTTACCTCGTGGGAAGACGGGTTATGACGCAAAGCCGTGCGTCTTGAGCCAGCGGATCACGACGAAGCGCGAGCGCTCCGCGCAATCAGTATGGTTCGCTTCGATCAATTCGAAAGTCTTCGGCTCGCTTGCCTCGTCGAAGAGCAACCGCGTCGCAGACGGCGGAACGAGCGCGTCACTCGATGCGGCGACGACGAGCAACGGCTTCGGCGCGAGATCGGCGATTCGCGACGTGAACGTGTCCATGAGCTCGGTGATCTCTTTCGAGCTCGCGCCGTCGACGTAGGCCGCGCGGTTGGAAAGGCCGGAAAGAAGGCCTTCTCCGGAAAGATGTTGCGCGCGCCTCATCGCGGTGCTCATCGCGATGACGCCGGACACGAGCGGTGAGCGAAGGCCTATGCTGATCGCGACAGCGGCGCCCATGCTGTGGCCGCCGATGACGATGCGTCGGACATCCGGCATGGCTTTCGCGTACGCCACCACGTCGAGCGCGTTCACGATGAGGTCTGCAGCTTTCGCCAGCGGCAGCGAACTCGCACCCAGTTTGTGACCTTGAAAATCAAATGCCAGCACGACGTATCCTTCCGCGGCCAGATGATAGGCGAGCGGATCGACGTTGTGCTTGCCGGATGAATAGCCGTGGCAGAGGATGACGCACGTCGCCGCGCGGTTTGTGTGGTAGAGAAGTCCGCGTACGACGCCGTCGGCGCTGGTCACGGAGATCGGATCGATTCGAATGCCCGATAGGTCGCGGATGCGCACCATCGGGCTACTTCGTTGCCGATTGCCTTTGCAATGTCCTCGCGGCGGCAGCGCTGTCGCGAAAGATGACGACGCTACACGGATCCTGTCGAAACGTGAACGGGAAAGCGGAGATGATGTCAAGGCCGATAACGCCGCGGGCGCGCGTGCCGTCCGCGTTGAGCGGCAGCGACTCGCGTGTCGGCGCGGCGCTGACGGAGTTGAGGCGAAGGTCACCGATCTGGAGGGTGTCAAGGGCGTCGAAGCGGCTGCGCGATGCGTGCAAGTCGAGGGCAAAAACGCTGAGCTGTCCGTCGACGACGACGGGCAGAAACACCAGGCCGCCGCGGACCGAACAAGGCACAGCGGTCGAGTCAACTGCTGCCGGCCACAATTGCGGCGACGGCGGTACGGCGTTTGGAATGCGAGGCACCAAGGGAGGCGTAGTGTGGGAGATCCCGCGCGCATCCTCCGGCCGTGAGAAGGGAGGCTTCAGCGGCGCAAAGGTCTGGGGTGGCGAGGGCGCCGGCGTCATCGGCGGCATGTACGGACCCATGCCAGGTGGGAGATCGCCGCGCGCAGGCGGGGAAAAGGCGGCGACGGCTGCCCCGATGGAGATCGCGACGACCGCGAAGGCGACGCGCCCGCGCTTGATCACGGCGCGGGAGTTCGGGGAACGGACCTAAAGGTCCGTTGCTACGCCTACGGGGCCGGGGCCACCACCACCGAGCCGTTCTTCGAGTGCACCGTGATCTGCGCACCGCCACCGCCCACCGCAAGCGACAGCGCGTGGGGGCGCAAGAAGCGGATGTCCGCGGCGCTCGGATCAAAATAATTGGTGACGGTCCCACCGTCGCTCTGCGCGTCAACCGTCGCGCCGATGCCCGGTCGCAGCGTCACCTTCACGAGCCCTTGTCCTGAGAAGATCCGATACGCGCCGGCTCCGACGCCGTTGAAGGTCCAGTCGACGTCGCCGCGCAGATCGACCACCTCGGCGTGATCCAAGCCGGCCGACGACTGCATGGTCACGCGCCCAAAAGCCGTCTCGATGTGCACGTTGCCGGAAAAGCCGCGAACGTCGACGTTGCCGCTGATCGTGCGGACGAGCCCGTGACCGGTCACGTTGCGCAGCGTGACGTCGCCGCTGTCGCTGACGATCACGAAGGGACCCCCGACGCGATCGAGCGTCACCGGGCTCGCCCCTGCGTTGATGAGCAGCGCCTCGACGTGATTGGGCACCTCGACGTTCATGTCGCCGCCGGAATTTTCGAGCGCGATGCCGTGCGCGCCGTCGCGAACACCCGGCAGGTTGAAATTTCTCCCCGGCAGCGTGAAGAAGCGCGGGCCGGCCGAGCTGCGGTTGCGGCCCATCTGCCGCGGCAAGACGATGCGGCCGACGGCCTGGCGCGACACGTTGAAACGGGAGATCTGAACGCCCGGCGGATTGCCGGGCACACGAACGCCGCCGAAATCCCCAGGCGTGATCGTGATGGCGCCGCTGCCTTTCGAGTGGATGGTCACGACCGGTGGTCCGTCGGTGAGGCGTGCGAGGTCGGCGTTGGCGGAAACCAATACCGTGGTGACCGTGGCCGCGGCGGCGAGGAGACTTGCGAGGATCTGCGAGTGTTTCATGCTGATACAAAGGGCGGTGAGCTGCCCGCTCCCGCTCCCTTCACACTACCCTCAGCGGCGCGCTGCCACATGAACGCACCGTGAGCCGCGTGTGAGCGCGGTGTGAGAAGCCCGTGGGCGTTCACTGGGCGTCCCCCTCAGGATCGAGGGTCAGCGTCGGCAGGCGTACGGAGAACGTCGTCCCCCTGCCGACCTCGCTCTTGATGTCGATCTCACCGCCATGCGCGCGCACGATGTTGCGGACGACGGCCAGGCCCAGGCCCGTCCCTTCGACCGCCCGCGAGCGCGCGGGATCAGCCCGATAGAAACGATCGAAAACTTGCGGCATGGCGTCGCGCGGGATGCCTGGGCCGGTGTCGGCGACGTCAAGCAGCGCATGGGCGTTCTCGGAACGCATGGAGACCTGCACGCCGCCTGATTCCGTGAATTTGATCGCGTTTTCGGTGAGATTGGTGACGAGCTGGCGGAGCAATCCCGGCTCGCCCATGACGTACGCGTCGCCGTCGCACTCAGCGCGCAGCGACAGACCCTTCGCCTCGGCCTGCGGGCGCAACGCCGCGGTCGCGTCGGCCACGATCGGCCGGAGATTCGTGGGCTCGAGCGCGAGCGCGTGGAGGTTGTCGGTCTTGGCCAGCGTCAGCATCGCGTTGATGACCCTGGCCATGGACGCGCTCTCGCTGCGGATCGCTTCAAGCGCCTCTTTTCGGACGGTCTCGTCTTTATCGCCCCAGCGCAAGAGCATTTGCGCGTTGCCGTTGATGACCGTCAGCGGCGTCTTGAGTTCGTGCGATGCGTCGGATATGAAGCGCCGCTCTCGCGCGAATGCCGCTTCCAAGCGCGATAACATCTCGTCAAAGCGCGCCGCCAGTATGCCGAGCTCATCGGTGCGTCCCTGCCAATTCAACCGCTTCGTCAGATCGTCGCCGCCGATCTCTTGCGCCGAACGGGCGATTTCGTTGATGGGGCCGATCGCCGTGCGCGCGAGCCAAAAGCTCGCAGCAGCGATCAGCGCTATCGCAGCCAGATACGCCGCGATGAGCAACGTCGCAAACGTGGCCAGCGTCTGGCGGACAGAATCCAATGACTCGGCGACATACACCGTCGCCAGCGGCGCAGCGCCGCTGCGGATCACGTGCCAATGCGCCAGGACCGTGCCCACGGGGGTGTCGGCGATCCCCCAACTCCCGTTGACGCCCTCCGGAGGACTCCACGGGCGATAGCCGGTCGTCGGCAGGTCGTATCCGGCGAGATTGCTGCTCGCGCCGATGCGCGCGCCGCGCGCGTTGAAGGCCTCGATGTACAGCCCCGGTCCCGCGAGCGCGTCGAGTTGCGCCTCGTCGGACAACAGCGTCACCGCCGAGACCGGTCCAAAGGGCCCGTTGCTGCCGGCCCGCGCGATCGCCTCCACCTGCGCGGCGACGCCCTCCACGCGCAGCGCCGCCGACTTGAAGATCACGATGTCGGCGCCGTAGTAGACCACGCCTGCGAATACGGCCAAGAGCAGCGCGACCGCGCCGCCATACCAAACGATCAGGCGCCAGCGCAGGCTCTTGAAGAAGGGCAGGGTGCTCGCAGCGTCAGGCGCGGAGCGCGTAACCGACACCCCTGATCGTCTGGATCAACTTTTCGGCGGCGCCTTCGTCGACTTTGTTGCGCAAGTAGCGGATATAGACGTCGATGAGGTTGGATTCCCCGAGGAAATCCGAACCCCAGACGCTGTTGAAGATCTCGTCGCGAGTGTGCACTTTGTTCGGATACATCATGAGGAATTCAAGCAGCGAGAATTCTTTGGCGGTGAGGCTGACGTGCCTGCCGCCGCGCGTGACCTCATGCGTGTCGCGATTGAGCGACAAGTCTTTGAGCGCAAGCACGCGCTCGGACGGCTCGCGCTCGCGCAGCTGAACGCGGATGCGCGCCAGCAGTTCTTCGATGGAGAAGGGTTTGGTGAGGTAGTCGTTCGCGCCGGTGTCGAGGCCGGTGATGCGATCGGGGACCGCGTCCTTGGCGGTCAGCATGATGATCGGAACGGAGGAGTGTTTCCGCACGCGCCGGCACACTTCGAGTCCGTCGATGCGCGGCAGCAAGAGATCGAGGATGATCAGATCGGGGCCCTTGAGCGCGCGTTCGATGGCGCTTGCGCCATCGCCGCACACCTCCACCTCAAAGCCTTCATGCTCCAGCTCTAAGCGGAGCACTTTGGCGATTTGGACGTCGTCTTCGACGATGAGGATCTTGCGCTTGACGTTATCGGCAGGGTGCGCCTGCGTGAATGATTGCGACATTGCGGTGGTGCTCCTGTCGTTCCAACCGACGGGTGGTTAGCACTATAGACCTCAAGCATACCGGGGCACCCGGTGGACCGCATTAAGATAAGGTGAGATGTCCGCGAGAGCGCAGAACTTCCCCTTGTGTTGAGGCTTTTCGCGGGTATCGAGATCGATGACGCGGTTCGCACGCTTGCGGCCGACGCGATCGCAAAGCTGCAGACGTCGGCGCTGCCGGCGCGCTTCGAGCGTCCGGAAAAGATGCACGTCACGCTTGCGTTTTTGGGCCGCACGCCGCCCGAGAAACTGCGCGCAGTCGAGGAGGCCCTTGCGAACGCGGCAGCGGCGGAAGGGCGGTTTTCGCTGATGTTCGATCGCGTCGGCGCGTTCCCAAACGAACGCCGCCCGCGCGTGCTATGG harbors:
- a CDS encoding VOC family protein; its protein translation is MSVHVYGCNHIAIEVTDIEKAVAFYEDVFNLRKQDEGEGDAFFQLGAHQFLAMFEVKSMQPDRTRHFGLLVRDERQIAEVRDKLTKKYGIKLIPGFRCDFHDPFGNRIQVVDLHDESLVWMLPYQEVQKAGISFG
- a CDS encoding spore coat U domain-containing protein, whose amino-acid sequence is MRRLFLILALLALVAVTVPATSKAAGFTFGNVEVQVTLVGTCGVSNSSLNFGLQAYNPGFTPDIPGVGSVDVICSSGTSYSVDLSQGAHAVGSPSQRRLYFNSGGVGPLAVDNFINYGLYSDVAHNHVWGLCCNGSSIAGFIGNGAIQHQPLYGLIPAGSMTGQAPGTYTDTVIVFVSF
- a CDS encoding VOC family protein, which translates into the protein MYISVVTLYVNDVDRAIDFYTKKLGWEKTMDVPMGEGMRWATVAPKGAQTAFTLTKGAPGWSPDKVGGSTGIVIEVDDVYQTHKQLKQNGVEFKEEPRTEPWGGYAVFKDSEGNEHGLHSSVPAGVSTN
- a CDS encoding fimbria/pilus periplasmic chaperone, which translates into the protein MRNVIAHLGTRLLISCAAATAAIWPACALAAGLQIMPLRATLTPSNLTAAFTLTNGTGAPVLMQLHAKRWTQDGGKDRLDDTDELLAAPPIFNMVQGATQIIRVGSRHPVADPGERTYRLIIAQVPTKVNNVRGVSFVTTLSLPIFVEPATVLRGPSLEWTAKTVGRSEISLRVENKGDEHAHIARLIIYGDIGRTQTLYESTPGAYVLAGQWSSWRVNPTRPPAGSAVIIDAVLDTGATLRAVASLR
- a CDS encoding OmpA family protein, translated to MYNRSIITAFAILIVATAVAGCAKSNQTGEQTPSASPSAVVAQISPAPAVTASPAESGSPAPAESPTEGTTASPTESASPVQTATPTPPATIPTPPPGLPPGWEKQYDRVVNGREAELVVRTGSIDNLGFGWPAHFTPFSGESTPAHPWICASRPGAAPGTDRSMLGTGVTEQYIHTRPADGYSGCSHRPDNLPQAIPLAVGALPNTIHKVFLQVFLDDFQPVVFHSHFQVTLNGTRIPNFEDTINQLNQTGPIGKLLTLQLLPEYWPILRSGTVNLLFDDPTTGAPDGYAVDFARIVVNPGPWRYAVTISCDVVDAATLKPIAKTSVFAAGITTTTGNDGYCTLRGVPAGMVSVGASAVGYDSAVQLLDLPAGQHGTAHFQLKRHKETVADLKQQIQQNGTVAIYGIHFDTASAKLRPDSLASLTEILQLVKSAPSSRWIIAGHTDNQGGAAYNLGLSLARAHSVVTWLTQHGIAANRLTAKGYGLTRPVADNATDAGRALNRRVEVSIVK
- a CDS encoding DUF3237 family protein, producing the protein MQLRPLYTVRFIYPDGWDVELTAPGGTEEHHYYFAEGRCEGTIAGRFRAGNHPRRRTDQTFAMNMQGFIETDDGALIMVDYQGYGRTYPPGRRQVVGAAWHIASHEKYRFLNDSICVISGEVRRLKPPPAPLEQKDIQLVFVIAELVWEAPPD
- a CDS encoding fimbria/pilus outer membrane usher protein, yielding MVRPAAWACALALALAFAPSPGRSAVDASSPLICAVTVNGSAVSQGAIVLKEPEGTLLVRFDDLQSWRVIPPRSRIVTRDGAAYVPVTSIPGWRVTLDAAKLILDITVPVAELLPTTIDLFGSRASPQAGTGAFFDYDVHEHTQAGTPSTLGALFQFGVSGGGSVALGSLAATNFGGRFHTIRLDTTWQHDYVDCRTSLRIGDAQSGLNAFGGGIHFTGVQLATNFGTDPYFRTFPTPSIQGSANQPSLVDIYVNNALVASQNVGAGPIALTQLPVVTGAGQVQLVVTDVLGRRQVVTEQYYASPMLLKRGLSDYSYEAGFERRNYGTASGDYGPYVVLGSERLGISDRLTGEAHGEFSKGLHMLSIGANVALGSAGVLSAAAAESGSAAGNGSGWVLGYDYAGRGFGFGGRVQVDSDRFRQVGYETSTPIKRQEQAQLSLQVGRRAVLTASYTAQVAGNDVSVKIGTINISEQIGRASLVVQGLKQLGSPAPPLASVFFVLPIDSRHSATASMQLQGNQREEQFEFQQGLPPSAVGMGYRIRTQEGETHQSDGMLTFQGQAGSLTLESSNYGFGQSNDVDVSGAVALLARHAFFTRQITASYGLAEVPGYAGVRVYENNQEIGRTNRYGVVGLPTLLPYQANTVALEARDLPITANVQNAKIIAVPYFRSPAIVRFESQPPGGALVRIVDADGKPLPAGAVLKSLSGSGEWPVAEDGQVYLLGVPGAEMQLAAIVGALTCHVTIKLPRDLSQIPNLGTAVCR